Proteins encoded within one genomic window of Parcubacteria group bacterium CG10_big_fil_rev_8_21_14_0_10_36_14:
- a CDS encoding aminoacyl-tRNA hydrolase, with the protein MKLIIGLGNPGKQYDKTHHNAGFLAVGFLREKLDASNFKLNKKLKAEIAETKLGKEKIILAKPITFMNNSGEAVLAVAKFYKIKPENIIVFHDDMDIALGETREAFARGSAGHNGVQSIMDVLNTKDFNRVRIGIGRPEKTPPESYVLQKFKPKEIEELNKSLEKIKSLL; encoded by the coding sequence ATGAAACTTATCATTGGTCTTGGCAATCCTGGAAAACAATATGATAAAACACACCATAATGCCGGCTTTTTAGCGGTTGGTTTTTTACGCGAAAAACTTGATGCGTCTAATTTTAAATTGAATAAAAAACTGAAGGCAGAAATAGCGGAAACAAAATTGGGAAAAGAAAAAATAATTCTGGCAAAACCAATCACCTTTATGAACAATTCCGGCGAAGCAGTTCTCGCTGTTGCAAAATTTTATAAAATAAAACCGGAAAATATTATTGTTTTTCATGATGATATGGATATCGCGCTTGGAGAAACTCGCGAAGCATTCGCCCGCGGAAGCGCAGGACACAATGGCGTGCAATCAATTATGGATGTTTTGAATACTAAAGATTTTAACCGCGTCCGTATTGGTATTGGCAGACCGGAAAAAACTCCGCCAGAATCGTATGTTCTGCAAAAATTCAAACCAAAAGAAATTGAAGAACTAAATAAATCACTAGAAAAAATAAAATCCCTGTTATAA